One Indicator indicator isolate 239-I01 chromosome 21, UM_Iind_1.1, whole genome shotgun sequence DNA segment encodes these proteins:
- the SELENOH gene encoding selenoprotein H, which yields MAPRGRKRGAQQPPAAEASEQAGAPQKQARRQGEGSPGDTGPRIVIEHCKSURVYGRNAAAVSEALRGAVAHLPVEINPRQPRRNSFEVSLVKEDGSTVKLWSGIGKGPPRKLKFPQPEAMVEALKKSLA from the exons ATGGCTCCCCGCGGGAGAAAGCGTGGGGCCCAGCAGCCGCCGGCGGCCGAGGCGTCGGAGCAGGCGGGTGCTCCGCAGAAGCAGGCACGTCGCCAGGGCGAGGGCAGTCCAGGGGATACCGGCCCCCGCATCGTCATCGAGCACTG TAAGAGCTGACGGGTGTACGGGCGGAACGCGGCGGCGGTGAGCGAGGCCCTGCGAGGAGCCGTGGCTCATCTCCCCGTGGAGATCAACCCCCGGCAGCCGCGCAGGAACAGCTTCGAGGTGTCCCTGGTGAAGGAGGACGGCAGCA CTGTGAAGCTGTGGAGCGGCATTGGGAAGGGTCCCCCCCGTAAACTGAAGTTTCCTCAGCCGGAGGCCATGGTGGAAGCCCTGAAGAAGAGCTTGGCATAG